The DNA region GATTTGCTGCAGAAACTAAAAGTATTGGGTACATATGTGGCTGTCGTCATTCTTTTTGCACCCCCCTGCTCCCTTCCAGTTTGTTGTCTTCTACTCTACTTTTCTTTCCATTCCAACTCTGCTCTGTCCTATAGCTTTATAAAGCAGGAGCGTGTGGGGCTGAGGTCAGGAGTAGAAGGACCTGCCTTGGGCGCTATTCCTTatacaacaaaaatattaaatattttttttcctcctcagtaAAAGGATGAAAATTGGTCTCGGTTGTCTCTTAATTCATCATTCCAGTGTAGCTACTGGCTTCTTCCACACAAATGACTAGGccgacattttttttttaatcttttaagtttttgtacaaaaaaatgtatatatatttttcgcATTTTTAAAACAGAGTATGGGGGAGGGATGCAAACAAGTAACAGAAAAATGCTTTTATAATATCATTTCCCctgcttagaaaagaaaaaataccattCCAATAGTATCTAAAAGTCCaaagatgaaataatttcattttctttcctaaagGCTAAAAAAGCCCCCTGCTTATTGATTCCGTCCTCATGTGGCCAGGGAAGCCACGTTCCTCTTCAGTGGCCCAGGCTCCCTGTCACACAAAGATCAGGCCAGGTTTCTGGGCACATGGCCTAAATGGAAGGGCGGAAGCATCAGAGGTTTAAGCCCCTCTCCCCATGGAGACAGGCTGGGCAAGAAGACACATCCCTGAGCCAGAAGCAAGGACAGGTGTGGCAGGAGCCTGCACCCAGGGCCGAAGATGGCAGAGCCCTGCATGTCCCACTTCTGCTTCCATTCCCTTTCCAGGAGATAGGAGGgcaccaaaaaaaccccaaatgccTGTGAAGGAAAGTGCAACATGTTTAGAAATACTGGTAGAGGGAACATTTTAGGAGTTAGAAAAGCTCTGCCAGCTTTGACTGCAAGTGGGAGAAGCAAGCCGCCAAGGATATCCCACTACAAGGTAAACAGACTTCGCGCTTCTGGAACCCTGGTGGCACAGGAGGTCCATTTCAGTGTCCCTTCCAATGGACGGCACTTCTGGATTAGGTATATTAGCTGCAGATGGACCAGTAACCAAGATGACGACCCAGGGCCCAGTTCCAGCTGTGAGGTCACTCCAGTGCCAGCCAATGTTTGGTACCTTGTAATCCTGGGAAATTTCACAGTTTCCATCCTGACCCGAGGTGGGAGAAGTAAGTGTACAACCTCTCCAGGCTGAGACCAAATGGCAGTCCTTGTGACCAAATAATCACTGCAGAACAGTTCCCAGCAGCAAGTTCCATCCAGACTCTCATGGAGACTACTGTAGGGCAGAGTAACAGCATGAAAGCAATCAAACCTATAAATAAtgtttcttggtttgtttttttaattaaatccaGTGTCTCAAAAACTtatgaaaatgtgtttaaaaaagagagggagCCTGCCGCACCCTTTTGCTCACAGTAACTCCTCTACTTGTACTTTCTGGTATGAAGACAGTGCAACAGCCTCTACTGTGATTGGCCCTATTATATTATCTCTGTCCTGCAGCTGTATCTCTGAGGAGGGAAAACCAAACAGGGAACAAAGAGAAAGGCATTTCTTCTACTGACAGGTGGATGCAAACCAAAAGCAAACCAGAAAGCAAGAGTAAGACTGAGGGTGAGATGAGAGACTGCTTCAGAAATCTGCCGGAGGACGCTTTGGTTTGGGGGCTGAAGAAGCTGGACATCTAAAGTGCAATCACATTGGTAACAAGTGATCATCCCTTTCTTCTGACTCCTCCCCCAGCTGATCATCCCCCACACCACGATAGGCAGCAGGCACATTTCGGGGTTTAGAGCGGCATACAAAGTCACAGCCATCCTATAGAGAGAAGAGCAAAAGTGATCATGTGAAATCAGCAACTTTCAGGTGGGCACAGTGTTTATGGTCTGAGAAGGTGGCAAGAACTAGTTTTCTCCAGGGATAATGAAGAGAAAACCCCAAAGCTCCAGTGATTGGCCTAAACTGAATTTGGGGAAACACGCTCTCCTCATGTAGGCCCCCAAATAGCTGGATCAGATTCATAAATCTAAGCAACAGTACCGTTCTTCCAGTCAGTCTGGAAGGTCAGACATTAAGGTGCTATGTTGCTTATTACCCTGTATTGGGGCAACCAGTTGTCTTGGTTTGCTGGAAGTTGGGGTGGTTTTAGCACCCAAAAGTCCTGTGTCTCAGGAAACCCTCGGTCTGGGCAAACCAGGACGGATGGTCGGTCATCTGCTTTGTCTCCCAGCTGCCCTGTTACTTACTGCTACCAGGTTTCCAAGATCCTGCCAGAAGGCCAAGTGAGGAAACTGCTCCATTCCTTTGGCTCCTACCACCAGTCGCTGGTACAGGAACCCCCCGATGATATAGACTGCGACCAGTGATGCAAGCCTGTGAGGGAGAAAGACATCCATACTCAAAAACTGAGAATCAGTAAAGCTCATTGTTACCTGTTTCCTAAGCTCTGttccataaaaatggaaaaacaaaaaaggagaggTCAGTTAAAAAAAAGGGGCCGGTAGAGCCTGAGAAAACCAGTTAGAGTGCTGCCTGCCTGAGAAAACCTTTGGAtcagaaaaaagcaagacagtgtGTGACTCATTTAGGGTTGAGAACAGTCACCATTAGATAAACAGtccaatttctttaaaagttctaATAATCTAATAATGGGAGAGTAATAAAAACTGTCTAGTCTTCCAGTAGGGAAAAAACCCCATCTccaaatgcatatatttattggGGATAAAACATTAagtctcatttttttaaacttgcagAGTTTAAAGAGGATATTCACAGACTTCTTTCCCCTCCAATTATAATATAGCATACAAATGCACACACGCTATTTGGACCCATATACTTCCAAGTGAttgatgagttaaaaaaaaaggcttggACTGATAAAGGAAGAAGGACTCACGTGACAAGTAAGATAGAACCCACGCTAAGGTGGGAGATCTCTGGGGAACACGCCAGGCTGCTGTCCATCTCAAAGAGGTAGAAACAATCTTGGACTTTGCCTCGCTCCTCAGACACAGGGTTAAAGTTGTCCTGACGGTAAGAGGACAGACACAACATTTATGTGGTAAGGTGTTTGCTTCTGACGCTTGTCTGAAAAGGAGCACAAACCCACAAAACCCCCCTAAACATTTGCTTCCTCCTGGTTTAAGAACTTATTTTCCATGTATGATGGAAGATGGACGCCTATGACTCAGGGAAAAACTGAACttctggttttttaaattttttggctgctaccaaatggcatgtgggatcttagttccccaaccaggggtcgaactcatgtcccctgtactggaagtggggagtcttaaccaccggactgccagggaagtccctggatgtcTGGTTTTCTCTCATCCACCCCAGTTATCTCATTCCCTCTGGACATTCTGTCCCACCTCAGGTCAGTCCTTTCATCTCCTCTCTAGGCTCCCAGGCCCCGGGGTGCCTCACCGCTAGGGTGTGTCGATTGCAGGAGATCATCACCACTGCCCGCCGCTGCTCCCTGCCACAGTGGTTGTCATATTCATCACCCCCTTTATAGATCAGCATGATCCAATTACCTGAGGATGGACAAGGGAAAAGGAGCTTTGGGGTgggggaaaagcagagacagaccTGGGCACTGTGGAAGCATGGAACCAAGTTCAGTGAAGTTGGTTTTAGTTAACCCCGCAGGATGAGCTCTGGTATACCAGAAATACCAACTAAAACCCACCCCTTTATAACAGCTTGTGTTCCCTTGTTAGGACAACTAAGAACCACATATGCATACAAGAATAATCTTGATTTCCCACACTAAAGGTAGGCAACCGATAGTGCAAACACAATTATGATCCGTACTTAGTCATGACTCACATTTTCTGAACACCTGCTAACATCAAGAGGCTCCATTCAATTACTGGGTGGCAAGGGAAAGCCTAAGATCTTAACCACAGATAAATTCAAAGTGGATGACTTTGAAGACTGGGGacacttttccttcttcagtattTACTTGTTCAAATTTCTTTTGCAAAATATCATTTGATTAATAATCATGCGAGGTGACCAAGGTAAGGATTCTGCTTCCAATTTTGcatatgagaaaacaaaaagtcaaatgatttttcaaagTCACAGGATAAGTAAATATGAGCTGGATCAAAAATCTAGTCTTCTGACTCCAGCCCCAAACTCTTGACCTTgttttttattatgttatttacAGCAACAACAATCTGCACTTATTTACCTACTTAAGGGTACAAAATAAACCATAGTTGTTCACATAGTCCTTTCCAGCaatgattttatgatttttgagAAATATTATCAACATAACTCAAGTTGGTGGGGAGACTTTTATAGACTGACTGGCTTTCAAAAAAGCTTAATCTCACTTTAACACAAACATATAAATGTCCTGAGCCTTGGTTGTGGAGTGGTGGTGGAGCTGGGTGTTCTGTGGTTTGCAGGTATCTCAGGTGAGCTGAACCACACACACCCATATGATACAGCCTGGTTAGGGCTGAGACATACAGGGTTATCAGAGGGATTCAGTAAGCTGATCAACAGTGAGACTCTTACTTCCATTGAAGATCTGAGTCTCGTTGAATCTCCCAACTACCGTCTCCTTCCCGTTACTTTTGTTGATCTGCACCAGGCCTGCCCCAGAGGAGTGGTTGCCAGCTTCTCGGCACACCCGGAACACATAGCTGTACATGTCTGGGCTCTGGCCCACGGTGCTCTCAAAGCTGAAAGCAGAAatgcagagaggaggaagaggacagTTAGAGCTGTCAGCCTTAGAAAGAGCAGCCTCTGTTCAAACAACAGTGTGTTCA from Bos mutus isolate GX-2022 chromosome 5, NWIPB_WYAK_1.1, whole genome shotgun sequence includes:
- the M6PR gene encoding cation-dependent mannose-6-phosphate receptor isoform X2, coding for MSPLHSSWRTGLLLLLLFSVAVRESWQTEEKTCDLVGEKGKESEKELALLKRLTPLFNKSFESTVGQSPDMYSYVFRVCREAGNHSSGAGLVQINKSNGKETVVGRFNETQIFNGSNWIMLIYKGGDEYDNHCGREQRRAVVMISCNRHTLADNFNPVSEERGKVQDCFYLFEMDSSLACSPEISHLSVGSILLVTLASLVAVYIIGGFLYQRLVVGAKGMEQFPHLAFWQDLGNLVADGCDFVCRSKPRNVPAAYRGVGDDQLGEESEERDDHLLPM
- the M6PR gene encoding cation-dependent mannose-6-phosphate receptor isoform X1, with translation MMSPLHSSWRTGLLLLLLFSVAVRESWQTEEKTCDLVGEKGKESEKELALLKRLTPLFNKSFESTVGQSPDMYSYVFRVCREAGNHSSGAGLVQINKSNGKETVVGRFNETQIFNGSNWIMLIYKGGDEYDNHCGREQRRAVVMISCNRHTLADNFNPVSEERGKVQDCFYLFEMDSSLACSPEISHLSVGSILLVTLASLVAVYIIGGFLYQRLVVGAKGMEQFPHLAFWQDLGNLVADGCDFVCRSKPRNVPAAYRGVGDDQLGEESEERDDHLLPM